In the genome of Molothrus aeneus isolate 106 chromosome 5, BPBGC_Maene_1.0, whole genome shotgun sequence, one region contains:
- the AMDHD1 gene encoding probable imidazolonepropionase isoform X2, which translates to MNVCLNIWRGGRDGCIKAVGQADVIRNEFSEATFERIIDCSGKCVLPGLVDAHTHPVWAGDRVHEFAMKLAGASYMEIHQAGGGIHFTVEHTRKATEDELLAGLQQRLGRMLRAGSTLVECKSGYGLDLDAELKMLRAIERARKSVDIGISSTYCGAHAVPKGKTATEATDDIINNHLPKLKELKLSGEIHVNNIDVFCEKGVFDLESTRRILQAGKDIGLQINFHGDELHPMKSAELGAELGARAISHLEEVSDEGIVAMARAKCAAVLLPTTAYMLRLKQPQARKMLEEGVIVALGSDFNPNAYCFSMPMVMHLACVNMKMSMNEALAAATINAAYALGKSDTHGSLEVGKQGDLLIINSSRWEHLIYQFGGHEALINYVIVKGKVIYENERCETMSSY; encoded by the exons ATGAATGTCTGCCTGAACATCTGGCGCGGTGGGAG GGATGGCTGTATCAAAGCTGTGGGCCAGGCAGATGTTATTCGCAATGAATTTTCAGAAGCAACATTTGAAAGGATAATTGACTGCTCCGGGAAGTGCGTGTTGCCAG GTCTGGTAGATGCACATACACATCCAGTGTGGGCTGGTGATAGGGTTCATGAGTTTGCAATGAAG CTGGCAGGTGCATCCTACATGGAGATCCACCAGGCTGGGGGCGGGATCCACTTCACGGTGGAGCACACTCGGAAGGCCACGGAGGACGAGCTGCTGGCCGGGCTGCAGCAGCGCCTGGGCCGCATGCTCCGAGCGGGATCCACGCTGGTGGAGTGCAAGAGCGGCTACGGCCTGGACCTGGACGCTGAGCTCAAAATGCTGCGGGCCATCGAGCGCGCGCGGAAATCCGTGGACATCGGCATCTCCTCCACCTACTGCGGAGCTCACGCCGTGCCCAA AGGGAAAACTGCTACTGAAGCCACAGATGACATTATCAATAACCACCTTCCTAAACTGAAAGAACTCAAACTAAGTGGTGAAATACATGTTAACAATATAGATGTGTTCTGTGAGAAGGGAGTCTTTGATCTGGAGTCTACAAGGAGAATCCTTCAAGCTGGAAAAGATATAGGGTTACAGATTAACTTCCATGGTGATGAACTGCATCCGATGAAATCTGCTGAG cttggagctgagctgggagcccGGGCCATCAGCCACCTGGAAGAAGTTAGTGATGAAGGTATTGTGGCAATGGCAAGAGCCAAGTGTGCTGCTGTCCTTCTGCCAACAACAGCCTACATGCTAAG ACTGAAGCAACCTCAAGCTAGAAAAATGTTGGAAGAAGGTGTTATAGTTGCTCTTGGCAGTGACTTCAATCCTAATGCATACTGTTTTTCAATG CCTATGGTGATGCACCTGGCCTGTGTAAACATGAAGATGTCAATGAATGAAGCACTGGCAGCTGCCACCATTAATGCAGCTTATGCTCTGGGCAAATCAGACACACATGGCTCCTTGGAGGTCGGCAAGCAGGGGGATCTTCTTATCATAAACTCATCAAG GTGGGAGCACTTGATTTACCAGTTTGGTGGACATGAAGCATTGATCAACTACGTTATAGTTAAAGGAAAAGTCATCTATGAAAATGAGAGGTGTGAGACAATGAGCAGTTACTGA
- the HAL gene encoding histidine ammonia-lyase, producing the protein MPRYTVHVRGEWLAVPCLSSTNTIEWLGKEAVRRYMKNKPDNGGFASVEEVKFYIRRCKGLGLLDLDDTVGDALEDNEFVEVVIEGDIMSPDFIPSQPEGVHLYSKYREPEQYISLDGNSLTTEDLVNLGKGLYKIKLTPEAETKVKKSREVIERIVKEQTVVYGITTGFGKFARTVIPNSNLRELQVNLVRSHSAGVGKPLTPERTRMLLALRINVLAKGYSGISLETLEQVIEVFNASCLPYIPEKGTVGASGDLAPLSHLALGLIGEGKMWSPKSGWADAKYVLEAHGLKPITLKPKEGLALINGTQMITSLGCEAVERAGAIARQADIIAALTLEVLKGTTRAFDTDIHAVRPHRGQAEVAFRFRSLLDSDHHPSEIAESHRFCDRVQDAYTMRCCPQVHGIVNDTIAFVKDIIMTEINSATDNPMVFAEREETISGGNFHGEYPAKALDYLAIGVHELAAISERRIERLCNPSLSELPAFLVTEGGLNSGFMIAHCTAAALVSENKALCHPSSVDSLSTSAATEDHVSMGGWAARKALRVIEHVEQVLAIELLAACQGIEFLRPLRTTTPLEKVYDLVRSVVRPWIKDRFMAPDIEAAHRLLVEQKVWEVANPYIEKYRREHIPESRPISPTAFSLRMSADDSHDHRHQNEL; encoded by the exons ATGCCGAGGTACACGGTGCACGTCCGAGGAGAGtggctggcagtgccatgccTGAGCTCCACAAACACCATTGAGTGGCTGGGAAAGGAAGCTGTGAGACGGTACATGAAAAACAAACCTGACAACGGGGGATTTGCCTCAGTGGAAGAAGTCAAGTTTTACATTCGAAGGTGCAAGGGACTTGGCTTGCTGGATCTTGATGATACCGTGGGGGATGCTCTAGAAGACAATGAATTTGTTGAAGTTG TTATAGAAGGAGATATAATGTCTCCAGATTTCATACCATCTCAGCCAGAAGGAGTTCATTT ATACAGCAAATATCGAGAACCAGAACAG TATATTTCTTTAGATGGCAACAGCTTAACAACGGAGGACTTGGTCAATTTAGGAAAGGGACTCTACAAGATAAAG CTCACACCCGAAGCTGAAACTAAAGTCAAAAAATCACGAGAAGTGATTGAAAGGATCGTAAAGGAACAGACag TTGTTTATGGAATCACCACGGGATTTGGGAAGTTTGCCAGGACTGTCATCCCAAACAGCAATCTGAG ggAGCTTCAAGTGAACTTGGTTCGTTCACATTCTGCAG GTGTGGGGAAACCTTTGACCCCAGAGAGAACTCGCATGCTGTTGGCACTGAGAATCAATGTCCTAGCCAAAGGATACAGTGGAATATCCCTAGAAACCCTCGAGCAAGTTATTGAAGTGTTTAATG cATCCTGCCTTCCTTATATCCCAGAAAAAGGGACAGTTGGAGCCAGCGGAGACTTGGCCCCTCTCTCTCATCTTGCTCTGGGATTAATTGGAGAGGGAAAGATGTGGTCCCCGAAGAGTGGCTGGGCTGATGCTAAATAT GTCCTGGAAGCTCATGGACTGAAACCAATTACCTTGAAACCAAAAGAG GGTCTGGCCCTCATCAACGGGACACAAATGATCACCTCGCTGGGGTGTGAGGCGGTGGAAAGAGCCGGAGCTATAGCGAGGCAAGCTGACATCATTGCTGCCCTTACACTGGAAGTCCTAAAGGGTACAACAAGGGCCTTTGACACTG ATATCCATGCGGTGCGCCCGCACCGAGGGCAGGCTGAAGTGGCCTTTCGATTCAGGTCCCTTCTAGATTCTGACCATCATCCATCAGAAATAGCAG AGAGCCACAGATTCTGTGACCGAGTTCAGGACGCGTACACAATGCGCTGCTGCCCTCAG GTCCATGGAATTGTAAATGATACAATTGCTTTTGTGAAGGACATAATAATGACGGAAATCAACAGCGCCACAGACAACCCT ATGGTGTTTGCTGAAAGAGAAGAGACCATTTCTGGAGGAAATTTTCATGGTGAATATCCTGCAAAG GCTCTGGACTATTTAGCAATTGGTGTGCATGAACTCGCTGCAATTAGCGAAAGAAGAATTGAGAGGCTCTGCAACCCCTCACTCAGTGAACTGCCTGCATTTTTAGTCACTGAAGGAGGTCTGAACTCAGGCTTCATGATTGCacactgcacagcagctgccctgg TGTCTGAGAACAAAGCCTTGTGCCACCCCTCTTCTGTGGATTCTCTCTCAACCAGTGCTGCTACAGAGGATCACGTGTCCATGGGAGGATGGGCTGCAAGAAAAGCCTTGAGAGTTATTGAACATGTGGAACAag tCCTGGCCATCGAGCTGCTCGCCGCCTGCCAGGGCATTGAATTCCTCCGCCCTCTGAGAACCACCACCCCATTGGAGAAGGTCTACGACCTTGTGCGCTCCGTGGTGAG GCCTTGGATAAAGGATCGCTTCATGGCCCCAGACATTGAAGCAGCTCACAGGCTGCTCGTGGAGCAGAAG GTGTGGGAAGTGGCTAACCCTTACATTGAAAAGTACAGGAGGGAGCACATCCCTGAATCAAGACCCATTTCACCTACAGCTTTCTCCCTGAGAATGAGTGCAGACGATAGTCATGACCACAGGCATCAGAATGAGCTCTGA
- the SNRPF gene encoding small nuclear ribonucleoprotein F, giving the protein MSLPLNPKPFLNGLTGKPVMVKLKWGMEYKGYLVSVDGYMNMQLANTEEYIDGALSGHLGEVLIRCNNVLYIRGVEEEEEDGEMRE; this is encoded by the exons ATG AGCCTGCCGCTGAACCCGAAGCCGTTCCTGAACGGGCTGACGGGGAAGCCGGTGATGGTGAAGCTGAAGTGGGGCATGGAGTACAAGGGCTACCTCGTCTCCGTGGACGGCTACATGAACATGCAG CTTGCAAACACAGAGGAGTACATAGACGGTGCGCTGTCCGGACACCTGGGTGAAGTTTTGATAAG GTGCAATAATGTTTTGTACATCAGAGGtgtggaagaagaggaagaagatggAGAAATGAGAGAATAG
- the AMDHD1 gene encoding probable imidazolonepropionase isoform X1: MAGRQRHRLLLENAEQLVLVCGRREPYLRRDGATRLALLRAASVVVGLDGCIKAVGQADVIRNEFSEATFERIIDCSGKCVLPGLVDAHTHPVWAGDRVHEFAMKLAGASYMEIHQAGGGIHFTVEHTRKATEDELLAGLQQRLGRMLRAGSTLVECKSGYGLDLDAELKMLRAIERARKSVDIGISSTYCGAHAVPKGKTATEATDDIINNHLPKLKELKLSGEIHVNNIDVFCEKGVFDLESTRRILQAGKDIGLQINFHGDELHPMKSAELGAELGARAISHLEEVSDEGIVAMARAKCAAVLLPTTAYMLRLKQPQARKMLEEGVIVALGSDFNPNAYCFSMPMVMHLACVNMKMSMNEALAAATINAAYALGKSDTHGSLEVGKQGDLLIINSSRWEHLIYQFGGHEALINYVIVKGKVIYENERCETMSSY; encoded by the exons ATGGCGGGCCGGCAGCGGCAccggctgctgctggagaacgcggagcagctggtgctggtgTGCGGCCGGCGGGAGCCGTACCTGCGGCGGGACGGCGCCaccaggctggccctgctgcgGGCCGCCAGCGTGGTGGTGGGGCT GGATGGCTGTATCAAAGCTGTGGGCCAGGCAGATGTTATTCGCAATGAATTTTCAGAAGCAACATTTGAAAGGATAATTGACTGCTCCGGGAAGTGCGTGTTGCCAG GTCTGGTAGATGCACATACACATCCAGTGTGGGCTGGTGATAGGGTTCATGAGTTTGCAATGAAG CTGGCAGGTGCATCCTACATGGAGATCCACCAGGCTGGGGGCGGGATCCACTTCACGGTGGAGCACACTCGGAAGGCCACGGAGGACGAGCTGCTGGCCGGGCTGCAGCAGCGCCTGGGCCGCATGCTCCGAGCGGGATCCACGCTGGTGGAGTGCAAGAGCGGCTACGGCCTGGACCTGGACGCTGAGCTCAAAATGCTGCGGGCCATCGAGCGCGCGCGGAAATCCGTGGACATCGGCATCTCCTCCACCTACTGCGGAGCTCACGCCGTGCCCAA AGGGAAAACTGCTACTGAAGCCACAGATGACATTATCAATAACCACCTTCCTAAACTGAAAGAACTCAAACTAAGTGGTGAAATACATGTTAACAATATAGATGTGTTCTGTGAGAAGGGAGTCTTTGATCTGGAGTCTACAAGGAGAATCCTTCAAGCTGGAAAAGATATAGGGTTACAGATTAACTTCCATGGTGATGAACTGCATCCGATGAAATCTGCTGAG cttggagctgagctgggagcccGGGCCATCAGCCACCTGGAAGAAGTTAGTGATGAAGGTATTGTGGCAATGGCAAGAGCCAAGTGTGCTGCTGTCCTTCTGCCAACAACAGCCTACATGCTAAG ACTGAAGCAACCTCAAGCTAGAAAAATGTTGGAAGAAGGTGTTATAGTTGCTCTTGGCAGTGACTTCAATCCTAATGCATACTGTTTTTCAATG CCTATGGTGATGCACCTGGCCTGTGTAAACATGAAGATGTCAATGAATGAAGCACTGGCAGCTGCCACCATTAATGCAGCTTATGCTCTGGGCAAATCAGACACACATGGCTCCTTGGAGGTCGGCAAGCAGGGGGATCTTCTTATCATAAACTCATCAAG GTGGGAGCACTTGATTTACCAGTTTGGTGGACATGAAGCATTGATCAACTACGTTATAGTTAAAGGAAAAGTCATCTATGAAAATGAGAGGTGTGAGACAATGAGCAGTTACTGA